A portion of the Paenibacillus hamazuiensis genome contains these proteins:
- a CDS encoding helix-turn-helix transcriptional regulator: MSETVSFTYGSEEDDFYIDHVRRTEPFERTNHYHGNYEIYYLLSGQRTYFIKDRSYLISPGDLVFINKHEVHKTSDIGEPGHERIVINFSDQFLGADFPLKAPYLFVPFGHPGHVVSLKLQDQLFVQTTLDKLMKELKDQATGYELYAKTLLIELLLFATRYLEQHKTVPFEHASPLHKKISEIVQYINRHYAEPITLTALSERFYISPYYLSRAFKEITGFSFVEYLNVTRIKKAQQLLKETNAKIIEIADQVGFENIAHFGRVFKKLTKLAPLEYRKFSP, encoded by the coding sequence ATGAGCGAAACGGTTTCCTTTACTTACGGGTCCGAAGAGGACGATTTTTATATCGATCACGTCCGGCGAACAGAGCCGTTCGAACGAACGAATCATTATCACGGCAACTATGAAATCTACTATTTACTTTCGGGCCAGAGGACTTACTTCATTAAAGACCGTTCTTATTTAATATCTCCGGGCGATCTGGTATTTATAAACAAACACGAAGTGCACAAGACGTCGGACATCGGCGAACCCGGTCACGAGCGGATCGTCATCAATTTCAGCGACCAGTTTCTCGGAGCCGATTTTCCTTTAAAAGCGCCATATTTGTTTGTTCCGTTCGGGCATCCGGGTCACGTCGTCAGCCTCAAGCTGCAGGATCAGCTGTTCGTGCAGACGACGCTGGACAAGCTGATGAAGGAATTAAAAGACCAGGCCACCGGGTACGAGCTGTATGCGAAAACGCTGCTGATCGAGCTGCTGCTCTTCGCGACCCGTTACCTTGAACAACATAAAACCGTTCCATTTGAACATGCCAGCCCGCTGCACAAAAAAATTTCGGAAATCGTGCAATACATCAACCGGCATTACGCCGAGCCGATCACGTTAACCGCGCTTTCCGAACGTTTTTACATCAGTCCGTATTATCTAAGCCGGGCGTTTAAGGAAATTACCGGTTTCTCGTTCGTCGAATATTTGAACGTGACACGCATCAAGAAAGCGCAGCAGCTGCTCAAGGAAACGAATGCGAAAATCATCGAAATCGCCGATCAGGTCGGCTTCGAAAACATCGCTCATTTCGGGCGGGTGTTCAAAAAACTGACCAAGCTGGCTCCGCTCGAGTACCGCAAGTTCAGCCCGTGA